Proteins co-encoded in one Siniperca chuatsi isolate FFG_IHB_CAS linkage group LG11, ASM2008510v1, whole genome shotgun sequence genomic window:
- the kcnk12 gene encoding potassium channel subfamily K member 12 — MMPGQRLQDCRSLHFNEDNGRFVLLAILIILYLLCGAAVFSAIERPSELRAHGRWNGTLLNFSETFNISLQDLNSFLREYEAAIAAGIRADALRPRWDFTGAFYFVGTVVSTIGFGMTTPVTVAGKVFLIFYGLLGCAATILFFNLFLERIITLLAVVMKAVRERRIRNSGLLPPGIRHDFSAYSLPGWKPSVYHVMLILGLSAITISCCASAMYTPVEGWAYLDSLYFCFVTFSTIGFGDFVSSQTADYKYQSLYRVANFLFMLMGVCCIYSLFNVISIVIKQVLNWMLEKMSCLFCQRCNKASALLGRRNAIRPGSKGRQGRFGQPPDSDGHCDSDNEGRRLSGEMISMKDLAASNKVSLALMQKQLSESANGYPRTVCGSSRHNGFSGGVGALGIMNNRLAETSNSR; from the exons ATGATGCCTGGCCAGCGACTGCAAGACTGCCGCTCCCTGCACTTCAACGAGGACAACGGCCGCTTCGTGCTGCTCGCCATCCTCATCATACTGTACCTGCTGTGCGGCGCTGCGGTCTTCTCGGCCATAGAGAGGCCCTCGGAACTGCGGGCTCACGGCCGCTGGAACGGGACGCTCCTCAACTTCAGTGAGACCTTCAACATCAGCCTGCAGGACCTCAACTCCTTCCTGCGGGAGTACGAGGCTGCCATCGCCGCCGGGATCCGGGCAGATGCTCTGAGGCCACGATGGGATTTTACAGgggctttttattttgttggaaCTGTGGTGTCGACTATAG GTTTTGGGATGACAACACCTGTGACAGTTGCAGGCAAGGTGTTCCTGATCTTTTATGGGCTTCTGGGCTGTGCTGCCACCATCCTCTTCTTTAACCTCTTCCTGGAGCGCATCATCACACTGCTGGCCGTGGTCATGAAGGCTGTGAGGGAGCGGCGAATCAGGAACAGTGGTCTACTCCCGCCAGGCATCCGCCATGACTTCTCAGCCTACTCTCTGCCAGGCTGGAAGCCCTCCGTATACCATGTGATGCTGATTCTCGGCCTGTCAGCCATCACTATCTCCTGCTGTGCATCAGCCATGTACACCCCCGTGGAAGGCTGGGCTTACTTAGACTCACTCTACTTCTGTTTTGTCACCTTCAGCACCATCGGCTTTGGGGACTTTGTCAGCAGCCAGACCGCGGATTACAAATACCAAAGCCTCTACAGGGTGGCCAACTTTCTCTTCATGCTAATGGGTGTGTGCTGCATCTACTCGCTTTTCAATGTCATCTCTATTGTCATCAAGCAGGTGCTCAACTGGATGCTGGAGAAAATGAGCTGCTTGTTTTGCCAGCGCTGCAATAAGGCCAGCGCCCTCCTGGGCAGACGCAATGCCATCCGCCCGGGCTCTAAGGGTCGCCAGGGTCGGTTTGGCCAGCCACCTGACTCAGACGGACATTGTGATAGTGACAATGAGGGACGCAGACTCTCAGGGGAGATGATCTCTATGAAAGACTTGGCAGCCTCTAACAAGGTGTCGCTGGCCCTCATGCAGAAGCAGCTGTCTGAGTCGGCCAACGGATATCCCAGGACAGTCTGTGGCAGCTCACGCCATAATGGTTTCTCTGGGGGTGTTGGCGCCCTCGGTATCATGAACAACAGGCTGGCAGAGACGAGTAACTCCAGGTAG